The following are from one region of the Corynebacterium hindlerae genome:
- a CDS encoding polymer-forming cytoskeletal protein — protein sequence MSKHFELTDETITTHGRMLRRIRATRDLSQHCVKAGDLGGFVESEDNLAGDAWVSGDAWVSGDAWVSGNARVTGDAQVSGNARVTGNARVTGDAQVSGNARVTGNARVTGNARVTGDAQVTGNARVTGDAQVTSSRHVLTLSPIGAENQTVTLCKTTTGHTLKVGCWTGTADTLMEEVARRREKYWGDNETRNQLLTSEYESVLVLVQNRIKEWEIESV from the coding sequence ATGAGCAAGCATTTTGAACTGACAGATGAGACGATCACGACGCATGGAAGGATGTTGCGTCGGATTAGGGCTACACGCGACCTCTCTCAGCATTGTGTGAAGGCCGGTGATTTAGGGGGGTTTGTGGAGTCGGAGGATAATCTCGCCGGTGACGCGTGGGTGTCCGGTGACGCGTGGGTGTCCGGTGACGCGTGGGTGTCCGGCAACGCGCGGGTGACCGGTGACGCGCAGGTGTCCGGCAACGCGCGGGTGACCGGCAACGCGCGGGTGACCGGTGACGCGCAGGTGTCCGGCAACGCGCGGGTGACCGGCAACGCGCGGGTGACCGGCAACGCGCGGGTGACCGGTGACGCGCAGGTGACCGGCAACGCGCGGGTGACCGGTGACGCGCAGGTGACCAGCAGTAGGCACGTCCTGACTCTCTCCCCAATCGGGGCAGAAAACCAAACCGTCACGCTCTGCAAAACCACCACAGGGCACACCCTAAAAGTCGGATGCTGGACAGGCACAGCCGACACCCTCATGGAAGAAGTCGCCCGCAGACGCGAAAAATACTGGGGCGACAACGAAACCCGAAACCAGCTCCTCACCAGCGAATACGAGTCAGTTCTTGTCCTGGTACAGAACCGGATCAAAGAATGGGAGATTGAGAGTGTCTAA